Proteins encoded together in one Psychrobacter sanguinis window:
- a CDS encoding FAD binding domain-containing protein — protein sequence MKRFQYIRANELKPACIEGSSKGAAFIGGGTNLIDLMKFEIETPIKLVDITQLELKQIESTPEGGLRIGALVTNSDLAANPTVIANYPVLSRAILAGASGQLRNKATTGGNFLQRTRCFYFYQTDSACNKREPGTGCPAIDGENRELAILGTSEHCIAQHPSDMAVAMRLLDATLETQKADGTTRSIEIKDFYQLPGDTPHIETVLEPGELITHVVLPPPIKGMHTYDKVRDRASYAFALVSCAAVIDVDAEGTLSTVRLAFGGIGSQPWRNEAVEASLEGSKGSVPDIVKAANILLKEAQGHGKNDFKIALTRRLLKQIIERALAAKDA from the coding sequence ATGAAACGATTTCAATATATACGTGCCAATGAGTTAAAGCCTGCTTGTATTGAGGGTAGTTCAAAAGGTGCTGCCTTTATTGGTGGAGGTACTAACTTAATTGACCTAATGAAGTTTGAAATTGAAACACCTATTAAATTGGTCGATATCACTCAGCTTGAATTAAAGCAGATTGAGTCAACTCCTGAAGGTGGCCTACGTATAGGGGCCTTAGTGACCAACAGTGATTTGGCAGCAAATCCTACCGTTATAGCCAATTATCCCGTGTTGTCACGCGCTATCCTAGCAGGGGCATCAGGTCAACTGCGTAATAAAGCCACTACCGGTGGTAACTTCTTACAACGTACCCGCTGCTTTTACTTTTATCAGACGGACAGTGCCTGTAACAAACGTGAACCAGGCACTGGCTGTCCTGCCATCGATGGTGAAAATCGTGAATTGGCCATCTTAGGTACCAGCGAACATTGTATCGCCCAGCACCCTTCAGACATGGCAGTGGCAATGCGCCTGTTAGATGCTACTTTAGAAACTCAAAAAGCAGATGGCACTACACGTAGCATCGAAATCAAAGACTTTTATCAGCTGCCCGGTGATACACCGCATATTGAGACCGTATTAGAGCCAGGTGAGTTAATCACTCATGTGGTATTACCACCGCCGATTAAAGGTATGCACACTTACGATAAGGTGCGAGATCGTGCCTCTTATGCGTTTGCATTGGTATCTTGCGCGGCGGTCATTGATGTCGATGCTGAGGGTACCTTATCCACTGTAAGATTGGCCTTTGGCGGTATTGGCTCTCAACCTTGGCGCAATGAAGCAGTCGAAGCCAGTCTAGAAGGCAGCAAAGGCAGTGTGCCTGATATCGTTAAAGCGGCTAATATCTTATTAAAAGAGGCGCAGGGACATGGTAAAAATGACTTCAAAATTGCTTTAACCCGTCGGTTACTAAAACAAATTATTGAGCGTGCTCTAGCCGCTAAGGACGCATAA
- a CDS encoding xanthine dehydrogenase family protein molybdopterin-binding subunit: MTLFDTDILGSEPTKKMMMNGPVETLFDKTSSKLVGQPITRVDGSLKVSGQATYSAEFHRDNMAYGVLAGATITKGKVKSIDTDSVADIPGVIKVVTDAKHFLRNSQQGGKAKAPTQGATDVDYHGQPIAVVIGETLEAATEGANALVITYEDETDKAALEFSKELKNAHEVNEKEGSDKNSVVGDPDKALEQSPVTVDNVYTTPSQSNSAMEPHASLAYWEDDELTIYSANQMVAFGQKQIADALEIGKEKVHLISKFVGGGFGSKLGIAPETIAAAIAAKQLERPVLIVMTRPQVMEATVRRSNTRQRIALGSDENGVLNTIIHDTISSNLPKESFFEPAGLSTHFLYQGDNRRVSYEMVEMNWTLSGSMRAPGEAVGQLALECAMDELACKLGIDPIELRRRNEPEEDPSLKVPFSTRQLLPCLEQGAKAFGWDEKHNPKPASQLEGDWWIGTGMAVASRGNQLMPAEARATLQLDPSKSLGIKAVIESDMTDIGTGSYTVFSQVAADLLGLPIDHIDMQLGDSDYPSTPGSGGSFGAASAGSSIYLACAELREQIAKLVGLHADNVQLEQGKVSQTGEHDPSLAESALEAGKDALDTALDTLKDNVENIADKAGLSVSLTDSDETDYDFSDYAAYPLVDIIAKLDGQKLSAKGAIAPGKNGKSHRQACYGANFAEVAVHRVTGEIRVKNMTGAFTAGRILNHKLATSQCYGGMVFGIGAALMEEIIHDKRDGRLCNHDLAEYHVAVNADVPQLEVILVEEDDPYTNPMHIKGIGETAISGAAAAIANAVYNAVGVRVYDFPITLDKLIDQLPD, encoded by the coding sequence ATGACTTTATTTGATACAGATATTTTGGGTTCTGAACCCACCAAAAAAATGATGATGAACGGGCCGGTTGAGACGCTGTTTGATAAGACTTCAAGCAAACTCGTTGGTCAGCCTATTACCCGAGTTGATGGGTCGCTTAAAGTGAGTGGTCAAGCGACGTACTCAGCAGAGTTTCATAGAGACAATATGGCATATGGTGTATTGGCCGGTGCTACTATTACCAAAGGTAAGGTTAAAAGTATAGATACTGATTCAGTAGCCGATATTCCAGGTGTTATCAAAGTTGTGACAGACGCCAAGCATTTTTTGCGTAACTCGCAGCAAGGCGGAAAGGCGAAAGCGCCTACTCAGGGTGCTACGGATGTTGATTATCACGGTCAACCGATTGCAGTGGTTATTGGAGAGACTTTAGAAGCCGCAACCGAGGGTGCTAATGCCTTGGTTATTACTTATGAAGATGAGACCGATAAAGCTGCACTAGAATTTAGTAAAGAGCTTAAAAACGCTCATGAAGTGAATGAGAAAGAAGGCTCGGATAAAAATAGTGTTGTAGGTGATCCGGATAAAGCTTTAGAGCAATCGCCAGTAACGGTAGATAATGTCTATACCACACCTAGCCAAAGTAACTCTGCTATGGAACCGCATGCCAGCCTTGCTTATTGGGAAGACGATGAGCTGACCATTTATTCAGCTAACCAAATGGTAGCATTTGGTCAAAAGCAAATTGCCGATGCGTTAGAAATTGGAAAAGAAAAAGTACATCTTATTTCTAAGTTTGTCGGTGGTGGCTTTGGTAGTAAATTGGGTATTGCTCCCGAAACTATTGCTGCAGCTATTGCGGCGAAACAACTCGAGCGTCCTGTACTTATTGTTATGACGCGTCCGCAAGTCATGGAAGCTACGGTACGTCGTTCAAATACCCGTCAACGTATTGCGCTGGGTAGCGATGAAAATGGGGTATTAAATACTATTATTCATGACACTATTAGTAGTAACCTGCCTAAAGAAAGCTTTTTTGAGCCTGCTGGCTTGTCAACTCATTTCTTATATCAGGGTGACAACCGTAGGGTAAGCTACGAAATGGTAGAAATGAATTGGACGTTATCTGGGTCAATGCGTGCCCCAGGCGAGGCGGTCGGCCAATTGGCTTTAGAATGTGCGATGGATGAGCTAGCCTGCAAATTAGGTATCGATCCTATTGAACTTCGTCGCCGTAATGAGCCTGAGGAAGACCCTTCACTTAAGGTGCCTTTTTCAACGCGTCAGTTACTGCCTTGTCTAGAGCAGGGCGCTAAAGCATTTGGCTGGGATGAAAAACACAATCCTAAGCCTGCCAGCCAGTTGGAAGGCGATTGGTGGATAGGAACGGGTATGGCAGTGGCCTCACGTGGCAATCAGTTAATGCCTGCTGAAGCTCGTGCTACGCTACAACTAGATCCTAGCAAATCTTTGGGTATAAAAGCGGTTATCGAGTCTGATATGACCGATATCGGTACTGGTTCCTACACAGTATTTTCCCAAGTAGCCGCAGACTTATTAGGCTTACCGATAGATCATATTGATATGCAATTAGGCGACAGTGATTATCCTTCTACTCCAGGGTCTGGAGGAAGCTTCGGGGCTGCTAGTGCGGGTAGTAGTATCTATCTAGCCTGTGCTGAGCTAAGAGAGCAGATTGCTAAATTGGTAGGATTACATGCCGATAATGTGCAATTAGAGCAAGGAAAAGTGTCCCAGACTGGAGAGCATGACCCTAGCTTGGCAGAAAGCGCTTTAGAAGCCGGTAAGGATGCATTAGATACTGCGCTAGACACGCTAAAAGACAACGTGGAAAATATCGCTGACAAGGCAGGACTGTCTGTGTCACTCACTGATTCTGATGAGACAGATTATGACTTTAGCGACTATGCCGCCTATCCTTTGGTAGATATTATCGCTAAGCTTGACGGACAGAAGCTAAGTGCTAAAGGGGCCATTGCTCCGGGTAAAAATGGTAAGTCACATCGCCAAGCTTGTTATGGGGCTAACTTTGCTGAAGTTGCTGTACATCGTGTCACTGGTGAAATTCGTGTTAAAAACATGACCGGCGCCTTCACTGCAGGTCGTATTTTAAATCATAAGCTTGCGACATCGCAGTGTTATGGAGGTATGGTATTCGGTATTGGCGCGGCGTTAATGGAAGAAATTATCCATGATAAACGCGATGGTCGACTGTGTAATCATGATTTGGCTGAGTATCATGTGGCAGTCAATGCAGATGTGCCACAGCTAGAAGTTATTTTAGTTGAAGAAGATGACCCTTATACCAACCCTATGCACATCAAAGGTATTGGTGAAACTGCCATTTCAGGCGCAGCAGCTGCCATTGCCAATGCGGTTTATAATGCGGTAGGGGTTCGAGTTTATGACTTCCCGATTACCTTGGATAAGCTGATTGATCAGTTACCTGATTAA
- a CDS encoding XdhC family protein: MNKVSDILKLADQTLNEQGEAVLATVVHTEGSAYRKAGAMMLICADGRSAGMISGGCLEPHIIKKAFWLTRQGPVVQVYQTGEGIADKDESGATSHSDEHDIENSMDSELELNFGLGCNGRVHVLFERLASAAQLLQSMKQVRRSGQPMTVATLVRSESSDHPIGLHVNLDQFALNKDSMGVNDLSEPSPNDAIHDPILSQAINTLCLEQYQQKPAQFVTLQGAVDNSLQQRVQTQWLVRRLQPQIKLLICGAGNDVMPLVTLAKMQDWQVTVIDSRSHYATRARFMQADRVLCLPLEDSETLIELSRNAAVAVMSHSLTQDRARLKVLLANPPGYLGQLGPKYRTERLIDEITEAYDGNVDEFQAGIEQLHYPIGLKLGGEGPEALALGIMAEINAVMHKVNLKTVKLSNVINKQPVQRSQVDSTQATNAQFEVFN; this comes from the coding sequence ATGAACAAGGTGTCCGACATTCTAAAACTTGCTGATCAGACCCTTAATGAGCAAGGTGAGGCAGTACTAGCGACCGTAGTCCATACTGAAGGTTCCGCATATCGTAAAGCGGGGGCTATGATGCTCATCTGTGCCGATGGTCGCTCAGCGGGCATGATTAGTGGCGGCTGTTTAGAGCCGCACATTATCAAAAAGGCGTTTTGGCTTACCCGTCAAGGTCCGGTGGTCCAGGTCTATCAGACGGGTGAGGGTATTGCCGATAAAGATGAGAGTGGTGCTACAAGTCATAGTGATGAACATGATATTGAAAATAGCATGGACAGCGAACTTGAGCTTAATTTTGGCTTAGGTTGTAATGGTCGAGTACACGTGCTGTTTGAACGATTGGCTTCTGCGGCGCAGTTACTTCAGAGCATGAAGCAGGTGCGTCGTAGTGGTCAGCCTATGACGGTGGCCACTTTAGTCCGTTCTGAGTCGTCTGATCATCCCATTGGTCTACATGTCAATTTAGATCAGTTTGCACTAAATAAAGACAGCATGGGAGTAAATGACCTCAGTGAACCAAGCCCCAATGATGCGATACATGATCCGATACTGAGTCAAGCCATAAACACATTGTGCTTAGAACAATATCAACAGAAGCCCGCACAATTTGTCACGCTACAAGGCGCAGTTGATAATTCGTTACAGCAGCGGGTACAGACTCAGTGGCTGGTACGCCGTTTACAGCCGCAAATTAAGCTACTAATCTGTGGTGCAGGTAATGACGTGATGCCTTTGGTCACGTTGGCAAAAATGCAGGATTGGCAGGTGACTGTTATTGATAGCCGTAGCCATTATGCTACCCGTGCTCGCTTTATGCAGGCTGATAGGGTGCTTTGTTTGCCTTTAGAGGACAGCGAAACCCTTATTGAACTTAGTCGCAATGCTGCGGTGGCGGTAATGTCGCACAGCTTGACTCAAGATAGAGCCCGACTTAAAGTATTGCTTGCCAATCCACCTGGCTATTTGGGTCAATTGGGACCGAAGTACCGTACTGAGCGTTTGATTGATGAGATTACCGAAGCGTATGATGGTAATGTCGATGAGTTTCAGGCCGGTATTGAGCAGTTACACTATCCAATTGGTTTGAAACTGGGTGGCGAGGGGCCTGAAGCCTTAGCTTTAGGTATCATGGCAGAAATCAATGCAGTCATGCACAAGGTAAACCTAAAAACTGTAAAGCTAAGCAATGTAATTAACAAACAGCCTGTGCAACGTTCACAAGTTGATTCAACTCAGGCGACTAACGCACAATTTGAAGTGTTTAATTAA
- a CDS encoding NTP transferase domain-containing protein, translating to MIKQNASNKDPNLPEQSHAVILLASGLSQRLGQPKQLLKKQSQPLLEVMTNLALATNPSAILLVIASSQSETIQLSQTLAAQHDVVMPVINTEPEQGMAHSLSLAIDTLTAKVAQGLYIERVLILGVDQILLEATHLQQLLAGDNGIRGIKQVGSYNKVIASHYPKSYEITEKTSSHLEHTDDSKSIVGLPINIDYQLLIQWQPLLNGDKGLRYLIRSLSNNELSVVDNSKLSLDIDTPEQLQFAIKQGWLDP from the coding sequence ATGATAAAGCAAAACGCTAGCAATAAAGACCCAAACTTACCGGAACAATCTCATGCTGTGATCCTATTGGCCAGTGGGTTAAGTCAGCGCTTAGGTCAGCCCAAGCAGCTATTAAAGAAGCAGTCTCAACCGCTGCTTGAGGTAATGACAAACCTAGCATTGGCCACGAACCCCAGTGCCATTTTATTGGTTATCGCTAGTTCACAGAGTGAAACTATCCAATTGAGTCAGACCTTGGCGGCACAGCATGATGTGGTGATGCCTGTGATTAACACCGAACCTGAACAAGGTATGGCGCACAGTCTAAGTTTGGCGATAGATACGTTAACTGCCAAAGTAGCGCAGGGCTTGTATATTGAGCGAGTACTGATATTAGGTGTGGATCAGATATTATTAGAGGCGACTCATTTACAGCAGTTGCTGGCAGGCGATAATGGGATTAGAGGCATTAAACAGGTGGGCTCATATAATAAAGTCATTGCCAGCCACTATCCTAAATCTTATGAAATTACAGAAAAGACTTCATCCCATCTTGAACATACAGACGATAGTAAATCCATTGTCGGCTTACCCATCAACATTGATTACCAGCTATTAATTCAGTGGCAGCCGCTACTTAACGGCGATAAGGGGCTGCGTTACTTAATTAGAAGTTTATCCAATAATGAGCTCAGTGTGGTTGACAATAGTAAGCTTAGTCTCGATATTGACACCCCTGAGCAGTTGCAGTTTGCGATAAAACAAGGCTGGTTAGACCCATAA
- a CDS encoding YebC/PmpR family DNA-binding transcriptional regulator has translation MAGHSKWANIKHKKAKEDAKRGKVFTKIIRELVSATKQGEPDPETNPRLRAAVEKALSANMTKDTIQRAIERGAGNAEGGEMDELTYEGYGVGGVAVLVETMTDNVNRTVSEVRHAFTKFDGNLGTSGSVSYLFTKRGEILFDDVSLEDEIMLVALDAGALDIENDGESLLVITEPASFGAVKDALNAAGYESSNAEVTMSPSTTALIDNIEDAEKVMKMIDMLEDLDDVQDVHTNVDFPDEILQQLS, from the coding sequence ATGGCAGGTCATTCTAAATGGGCAAATATCAAGCACAAGAAGGCCAAAGAAGATGCCAAGCGTGGCAAAGTCTTCACTAAAATTATTCGTGAGCTGGTTTCCGCGACCAAGCAAGGTGAACCTGATCCCGAGACCAACCCTCGCTTACGTGCGGCAGTTGAAAAAGCACTTTCAGCAAATATGACCAAAGACACCATTCAGCGCGCTATCGAGCGTGGGGCCGGTAATGCTGAAGGCGGCGAAATGGATGAGCTGACCTATGAAGGTTACGGCGTAGGCGGTGTGGCTGTCTTGGTTGAGACCATGACTGACAACGTTAACCGTACAGTGAGTGAAGTACGTCACGCCTTTACCAAGTTTGATGGCAACTTAGGCACGTCAGGCTCAGTGTCTTATCTGTTTACCAAACGCGGTGAAATCTTATTTGACGATGTGTCACTGGAAGATGAAATCATGCTAGTGGCATTAGATGCTGGCGCGTTGGATATTGAAAACGATGGTGAGAGCTTATTGGTTATCACTGAACCGGCAAGCTTTGGGGCGGTAAAAGATGCTTTAAATGCGGCTGGCTATGAATCGAGCAACGCGGAAGTAACCATGTCGCCTTCGACCACTGCCTTAATTGACAATATCGAAGATGCTGAAAAAGTCATGAAAATGATCGATATGTTAGAAGATTTAGACGATGTACAAGATGTGCATACCAACGTCGACTTCCCTGACGAAATCTTACAACAATTGTCATAA